A section of the Drosophila sechellia strain sech25 chromosome 3L, ASM438219v1, whole genome shotgun sequence genome encodes:
- the LOC6605456 gene encoding histone acetyltransferase KAT2A: MSGGPSITLKSQPIDGNNTGNAAAQQQQQAANGAATAGASGAAGSAQNPGHGGAAAGAGSVPAEGTRQNSLQRIQQRKQKVFNLPVPQKLAKLSMYSACQSEGCRCTGWKTPQENRHRDVESSYCPEFNEECRNTSCRHSLRSHIAHLDNISSSSMNELLGAIIDMENLFMSMQRVEDEDTKKVYQYLFRLLRQCVLTRQQAVIRGPLGDPPFETPCITKAVLSLVFYKYNHLSTPELQTMTEVAKTFLNFLNHYNFESPSTRRGDLTHEDASNYKINYTRWLVFCHVPAFCNSLRQCETSLVFGRTLLRTVFQCMSQQLKKKCISERDRFPEDKRSIITLMPKFLETLRAELLKDDSPIWDTSYRPSNSFVIQQRKRNQEVATVPIGPSAAGIGGSKRTSVGEPLHKRIKKEPTDRPSSENLDDLPADVVMRAMKSVSESKTTNKAEILFPVNVSRDENVKAEEQKRAIEFHVVGNSLTKPVDKQTVLWLLGLQLVFAYQLPEMPREYISQLVFDTKHKTLALIKENQPIGGICFRPFPSQGFTEIVFCAVTMSEQVKGYGTHLMNHLKDYSIQRGIKHLLTFADCDAIGYFKKQGFSKDIKLARPVYAGYIKEYDSATLMHCELHPSIVNTQFIAVIRSQSEILKELIAQRHNEVQKVRPGLTCFKEGLPSIPVESIPGLREIGWKPQNRPARSSRPLEESTDPEKLATSFASVLQSVRQHTTAWPFLRPVTAAEVPDYYDHIKYPMDLKTMGERLKKGYYQTRRLFMADMARIFSNCRFYNSPDTEYYRCANSLERYFQTKMRELGLWDK; this comes from the exons ATGTCTGGTGGTCCATCCATAACGCTAAAAAGCCAACCCATCGATGGTAACAACACGGGCAACGCTGcggcgcaacagcagcagcaggcagcGAATGGCGCAGCAACCGCTGGTGCATCTGGAGCCGCTGGCAGCGCCCAGAATCCAGGACACGGAGGAGCTGCGGCCGGCGCTGGCAGTGTGCCGGCAGAGGGAACGCGGCAGAACAGCCTGCAGCGCATTCAGCAGAGAAAGCAAAAGGTCTTCAATCTGCCCGTGCCACAGAAATTGGCCAAATTGTCGATGTATTCCGCTTGCCAGTCGGAGGGATGCCGCTGCACCGGCTGGAAAACACCTCAGGAAAATCGCCACCGAGACGTCGAGTCTTCCTACTGTCCGGAGTTCAACGAGGAGTGCCGCAACACCAGCTGTCGCCATTCGCTGAGATCGCACATAGCCCATCTGGACAATATATCCAGTTCCAGCATGAACGAGCTACTGGGCGCCATCATAGACATGGAGAACCTATTCATGTCCATGCAGCGCGTCGAGGACGAGGACACCAAAAAGGTGTACCAGTACCTCTTCCGTTTGCTGCGCCAGTGCGTCCTTACGCGCCAGCAGGCGGTCATCCGGGGTCCTCTCGGCGATCCACCATTCGAGACGCCGTGCATCACCAAGGCTGTGCTCTCGCTGGTCTTCTACAAGTACAATCACCTGAGCACTCCTGAGCTCCAAACCATGACCGAGGTGGCCAAGACGTTCTTGAACTTTCTGAACCACTACAACTTTGAATCGCCGTCGACCAGGAGGGGAGATCTCACCCACGAGGATGCCTCTAACTACAAAATCAACTACACCAGGTGGTTGGTGTTCTGCCACGTGCCCGCCTTCTGTAACTCCCTGCGCCAATGTGAAACGTCCCTAGTGTTTGGACGAACGCTCCTGCGCACCGTTTTCCAGTGCATGTCGCAGCAGCTGAAAAAGAAGTGCATCTCCGAGCGGGATCGCTTTCCCGAGGACAAGCGTTCGATCATCACGCTGATGCCGAAGTTTCTGGAAACGCTTCGCGCCGAATTGCTCAAGGATGATTCGCCCATCTGGGATACCAGCTACCGCCCGTCAAATTCCTTTGTCATCCAGCAGAGAAAGCGTAATCAGGAGGTGGCAACTGTACCCATTGGTCCCAGTGCAGCAGGCATTGGTGGGAGCAAGAGGACCAGTGTGGGTGAACCGCTCCACAAGCGAATCAAAAAGGAGCCCACCGATCGTCCCAGCAG TGAGAATTTGGATGACCTGCCTGCGGATGTAGTAATGCGCGCCATGAAATCGGTGTCCGAGTCGAAGACCACCAACAAAGCGGAAATTCTCTTTCCGGTTAATGTGTCGCGCGATGAGAACGTCAAGGCGGAGGAGCAGAAGCGAGCCATTGAGTTCCATGTGGTGGGCAATTCGCTGACCAAACCGGTGGACAAGCAGACTGTCTTGTGGCTACTGGGCCTGCAGCTCGTATTCGCCTACCAGCTACCCGAGATGCCGCGCGAGTACATCAGCCAGTTGGTCTTCGACACCAAGCACAAAACCCTGGCGCTCATCAAGGAAAACCAGCCCATCGGCGGCATCTGTTTCCGCCCGTTTCCGTCGCAGGGCTTCACCGAGATCGTTTTCTGCGCGGTCACCATGTCGGAACAAGTGAAGGGCTATGGCACGCACTTGATGAACCACTTGAAGGACTACAGCATACAGAGGGGCATCAAGCATCTGCTCACATTCGCCGATTGCGATGCCATCGGGTACTTCAAGAAGCAGGGTTTCTCCAAGGACATCAAATTGGCGCGACCAGTTTATGCGGGCTACATCAAGGAGTACGATAGTGCCACTCTCATGCACTGCGAGCTGCATCCAAGCATTGTGAACACGCAGTTCATAGCTG TAATTCGCAGTCAGAGCGAGATTCTGAAGGAGCTAATCGCACAACGCCACAACGAGGTGCAGAAAGTAAGACCCGGCCTGACCTGCTTCAAGGAGGGCCTGCCCTCGATTCCCGTGGAATCGATTCCTGGTCTGCGGGAGATCGGTTGGAAGCCGCAAAATCGGCCTGCGCGCTCTTCGCGACCCCTCGAAGAGTCCACCGATCCGGAGAAGCTGGCCACGTCCTTTGCATCTGTGCTGCAATCCGTGCGCCAGCACACCACCGCCTGGCCCTTCCTGCGCCCGGTGACTGCGGCCGAGGTTCCGGACTACTACGATCACATCAAATATCCCATGGACCTGAAGACCATGGGCGAGCGCCTGAAGAAGGGTTACTACCAAACGCGCCGCCTGTTCATGGCCGACATGGCGCGCATCTTCTCCAACTGTCGGTTTTACAATTCGCCCGACACCGAGTATTATCGGTGTGCCAACTCCCTGGAGCGCTACTTCCAGACCAAGATGCGCGAGCTGGGGCTGTGGGACAAATGA
- the LOC6605457 gene encoding uncharacterized protein LOC6605457, with protein sequence MDFNQSFEDIESQLDNFVIRKKQQSEESTGKCGPEVHDNVPLTISQIERATQDPENENVFITDDVHPIHFCTCIVYAFVTGNGTHNESFMKFMIDDGTGSLEASITKKPFNGRVITSLYSEASSLASSEAYKNIAVSMMRLLQVSMEYIDPNRISRGHNLFLRGRPNRFRGKMGLDAFQFFIDSGRSREMEIGFVDYLTDWQRRHKTMQNTTKNSIVGFSY encoded by the coding sequence ATGGATTTCAATCAGAGTTTCGAGGACATAGAAAGCCAGCTGGATAACTTCGTGATACGCAAGAAGCAACAGAGTGAAGAGTCCACGGGCAAATGTGGTCCGGAGGTCCACGACAACGTACCGCTGACCATATCCCAGATTGAGCGCGCAACTCAGGATCCGGAGAACGAGAATGTGTTCATCACAGACGACGTGCATCCGATTCACTTCTGCACCTGCATCGTTTATGCCTTCGTGACTGGCAATGGAACGCACAACGAGTCGTTCATGAAGTTCATGATCGATGATGGCACCGGCTCCCTGGAGGCCAGCATCACCAAAAAGCCCTTCAATGGACGCGTGATCACCAGCCTGTACAGTGAAGCTTCGTCGCTGGCCTCGTCCGAGGCCTACAAGAACATTGCCGTGAGCATGATGCGGCTGCTGCAGGTCTCCATGGAGTACATAGATCCCAACCGCATCTCGAGGGGCCACAACCTATTCCTGCGCGGTCGTCCGAATAGGTTCCGCGGCAAGATGGGTCTGGACGCTTTTCAGTTCTTCATAGACAGCGGCCGATCGCGGGAAATGGAAATCGGCTTCGTGGATTACCTAACCGACTGGCAACGAAGGCACAAAACTATGCagaatacaacaaaaaatagTATCGTTGGTTTTTCGTATTGA